Proteins found in one Aquibium microcysteis genomic segment:
- a CDS encoding rcc01693 family protein: MAAGLGAMRLSPQAFWAMTPRELAAALGPGASTHGAPRRDDLAALMRRFPDGPERA, translated from the coding sequence ATGGCGGCGGGGCTCGGCGCGATGCGGCTTTCGCCGCAGGCCTTCTGGGCGATGACGCCGCGCGAACTGGCGGCGGCGCTCGGACCCGGAGCGAGCACGCATGGCGCACCGCGGCGCGACGACCTCGCTGCGCTGATGCGGCGCTTTCCGGATGGGCCGGAGCGGGCCTGA
- a CDS encoding phage head closure protein yields the protein MPVRRIDPGRLRRLLTLEAMTPVPDGAGGFTQSWTALATVHAALEPVAAAPRFGADQSLPIVTHVVTLRARADMRSGMRFAAGDRRFSIETVHDPDETGRFLICRVREEGR from the coding sequence ATGCCCGTCCGGCGGATCGATCCCGGCCGGCTGCGTCGGCTTCTGACGCTGGAGGCGATGACGCCCGTGCCCGACGGCGCAGGCGGCTTCACCCAAAGCTGGACGGCCCTCGCCACGGTCCACGCGGCGCTGGAGCCGGTGGCGGCGGCGCCGCGCTTCGGAGCCGACCAGTCGCTGCCGATCGTAACGCACGTCGTGACGCTGCGCGCCCGCGCCGACATGCGCAGCGGCATGCGTTTCGCAGCCGGCGACCGCCGGTTCTCGATCGAAACGGTGCATGATCCGGACGAAACGGGGCGATTCCTGATCTGCCGCGTGCGGGAGGAGGGACGATGA
- a CDS encoding NlpC/P60 family protein, with amino-acid sequence MTRPIDEAIVAEALAWTGTPYRHQGTRRGVGCDCLGLVRGVWRAVYAAEPEDPGVYARDWSEAGKGDPLIEAARRHCAEKPLAAMVPGDLLVFRWKPHYAAKHAGILVAPDRFVHAYEGHAVTVSPLVPQWRRRIAGVFAFPERPEE; translated from the coding sequence ATGACCCGACCGATCGACGAGGCGATCGTTGCCGAGGCGCTCGCCTGGACGGGCACGCCCTACCGCCACCAGGGCACGCGCAGGGGCGTCGGCTGCGACTGCCTGGGCCTCGTGCGCGGCGTGTGGCGGGCGGTCTATGCCGCCGAACCGGAGGATCCCGGAGTCTATGCGCGCGACTGGAGCGAGGCGGGCAAGGGCGATCCGCTGATCGAGGCGGCGCGGCGGCACTGCGCCGAGAAGCCGCTGGCCGCGATGGTGCCCGGCGATCTGCTCGTGTTCCGCTGGAAGCCGCACTACGCGGCCAAGCACGCCGGAATCCTGGTCGCGCCGGACCGGTTCGTCCACGCCTACGAAGGCCATGCGGTGACGGTGTCGCCGCTTGTGCCGCAATGGCGCCGCCGCATCGCCGGCGTCTTCGCCTTTCCCGAAAGACCGGAGGAATGA
- a CDS encoding head-tail connector protein — MALIRTVPPGAEPLTLADCKAHLRLAADDEDELLAGLIRAAREEVETQTGVAMIDQDWRLVLDAWPAGGIVPLTRHPVKQVLSVTLRGADGEATVMDPAGYRLDGLSRPARLWVETRPAPGAPLNGVEIDFRAGFGEAGPDVPDVLKRAMLLLVAHWYEFRAAWGTDDRPVSIPEGFRRLTDGWRRRRL; from the coding sequence ATGGCGCTCATTCGAACCGTTCCGCCCGGCGCGGAGCCGCTGACGCTCGCCGACTGCAAGGCGCATCTGCGCCTCGCAGCCGACGACGAGGACGAGCTGCTCGCCGGCCTGATCCGCGCCGCCCGCGAGGAGGTGGAGACGCAGACCGGCGTCGCCATGATCGACCAGGACTGGCGGCTCGTACTCGACGCCTGGCCGGCCGGAGGCATCGTGCCGCTGACGCGCCATCCGGTGAAGCAGGTTCTTTCGGTGACCCTTCGCGGCGCCGACGGCGAGGCGACCGTGATGGATCCGGCCGGCTACCGGCTCGACGGACTGTCGCGGCCGGCACGGCTGTGGGTGGAGACGAGGCCGGCGCCCGGTGCGCCCCTCAATGGCGTCGAGATCGATTTCCGGGCCGGCTTCGGCGAGGCGGGTCCCGACGTGCCGGACGTGCTGAAGCGCGCCATGCTGCTCCTGGTGGCGCACTGGTACGAGTTCCGCGCCGCATGGGGCACGGATGACCGGCCGGTGTCCATTCCCGAAGGGTTCCGCCGCCTGACCGACGGCTGGCGGAGACGGCGGCTGTGA
- a CDS encoding DUF3168 domain-containing protein, protein MGGSGLELQKAIFAALSQDAQLSALTGGARIFDRVPASTPFPYVTFGRTSLYDWSTGTESGVEQLFSLHVWSKAQGKAETLAILERIKALLDDRPLPLDGAALVSMRLEFSEVRYDEDLAVHHGLARFRALVEVL, encoded by the coding sequence ATGGGCGGCTCGGGGCTTGAACTGCAGAAGGCGATCTTCGCCGCGCTGTCGCAGGATGCGCAATTGTCGGCGCTGACGGGCGGAGCGCGCATCTTCGACCGGGTGCCGGCCAGTACGCCGTTTCCCTACGTCACCTTCGGCCGCACCAGCCTCTACGACTGGAGCACCGGCACCGAGAGCGGCGTCGAGCAGCTGTTCTCGCTGCACGTCTGGTCGAAGGCGCAGGGCAAGGCAGAGACGCTCGCGATCCTGGAGCGCATCAAAGCCCTTCTCGACGACCGTCCGCTGCCGCTCGATGGTGCAGCGCTGGTGTCGATGCGGCTCGAGTTCTCCGAGGTTCGCTACGACGAGGATCTGGCGGTGCACCACGGGCTGGCGCGGTTCCGGGCGCTGGTGGAGGTGCTGTAA
- a CDS encoding gene transfer agent family protein, whose product MTHANARRGEIVAELDGRRMRLCLTLGALAELEGAFAAEDLSALVARFSSGRLSARDIARVIGAGLRGGGAAVADEDVMAMTTEGGAAGFAAIVADLLAATFGAAKPAAADEGAPGTAGRDALGGDAGANPR is encoded by the coding sequence ATGACCCACGCCAATGCGAGACGCGGCGAGATCGTCGCCGAACTGGACGGCAGGCGCATGCGGCTCTGCCTGACGCTGGGCGCGCTGGCCGAGCTCGAAGGCGCCTTCGCGGCCGAGGACCTGTCGGCGCTGGTGGCGCGCTTTTCGTCCGGCCGGCTGTCGGCGCGCGACATCGCCCGGGTGATCGGGGCCGGCCTGCGCGGGGGCGGTGCGGCCGTGGCCGACGAGGACGTCATGGCGATGACGACCGAGGGCGGCGCGGCGGGCTTCGCGGCGATCGTCGCCGACCTGCTCGCCGCAACCTTCGGGGCGGCGAAGCCGGCCGCTGCCGACGAAGGCGCGCCGGGCACCGCCGGTCGCGATGCCCTCGGCGGAGACGCCGGCGCAAACCCTCGCTAG
- a CDS encoding phage tail tape measure protein — MTEGPEISFEIDTSAVDRALSNLTALSDSFGRQLTQGFASAVVQGKALEDVLRRIGLNLAGMALSQGLQPLSNLAGSAVSSIFGGLAGLLPFEKGGVPGRMTPFADGGIVSAPTYFPAGRNIGLMGEAGAEAIMPLSRGPDGRLGVSAGGGAAPVSVVFNVSTPDAPSFRKSEAQITGMIARAVARGARTL; from the coding sequence ATGACCGAGGGACCGGAGATCTCGTTCGAGATCGATACCAGTGCCGTCGACAGGGCCCTGTCGAACCTGACCGCGCTGTCCGACAGCTTCGGACGCCAGCTGACGCAGGGGTTCGCCAGCGCTGTGGTGCAGGGCAAGGCGCTGGAGGACGTGCTGCGCCGGATCGGGCTCAACCTCGCCGGCATGGCGCTGAGCCAGGGCCTGCAACCGCTGAGCAACCTCGCGGGCTCGGCCGTCTCGTCGATCTTCGGCGGGCTGGCCGGTCTGCTGCCCTTCGAGAAAGGCGGCGTGCCGGGGCGTATGACGCCCTTCGCCGACGGCGGCATCGTGTCCGCGCCGACCTACTTTCCCGCCGGCCGCAACATCGGGCTGATGGGGGAGGCGGGTGCCGAGGCGATCATGCCGCTGTCGCGCGGACCGGACGGGCGGCTCGGAGTCTCGGCGGGCGGCGGCGCCGCGCCGGTGAGCGTCGTCTTCAACGTCTCGACGCCGGACGCGCCGTCCTTCCGCAAGTCGGAGGCGCAGATCACCGGGATGATCGCGCGGGCCGTGGCGCGCGGGGCGCGGACGCTGTGA
- a CDS encoding phage major tail protein, TP901-1 family translates to MVAQKGKDLLLKLDTTGAGGFVTVAGLRSKRLAFNAETADVTDADSAGRWRELLAGSGVQRASVSGAGIFKDAASDAAIRTRFFGGEIAAWQVVIPDFGTVEGPFQITALEYSGNHDGEVTFEIALESAGPLGFAA, encoded by the coding sequence ATGGTTGCGCAGAAGGGCAAGGACCTGTTGCTGAAGCTCGATACGACGGGCGCGGGCGGGTTCGTCACCGTGGCGGGGCTGCGGTCGAAGCGGCTCGCCTTCAATGCCGAGACGGCGGACGTGACCGACGCGGACTCGGCCGGTCGGTGGCGCGAGCTGCTGGCAGGCTCGGGGGTGCAGCGGGCGTCGGTCAGCGGCGCCGGCATCTTCAAGGACGCGGCCTCCGATGCGGCGATCCGCACGCGCTTCTTCGGCGGCGAGATCGCGGCCTGGCAGGTCGTGATCCCGGATTTCGGGACCGTGGAAGGGCCGTTCCAGATCACGGCGCTCGAATATTCCGGCAACCACGACGGCGAGGTGACGTTCGAGATCGCGCTGGAATCGGCCGGACCGCTGGGGTTCGCGGCATGA
- a CDS encoding acyltransferase: protein MQREDLVDLGVRSVGANVRVHEKAILVDVERMEFGSNVRIDAFCVLSAAGGSLRIGSYVHIASHADIYAGAGVVLEDFSGLSQAVRLYSVSDDYSGECLTNPTVPHALLVPKAGCIRIGRHVIVGSGSVVLPGCSIGDGSAVGALSLVNRSLDPWGIYAGAPARRIKERSRKLLAAEKSLTVAREPALT from the coding sequence TTGCAGAGGGAAGATCTCGTCGATCTCGGGGTTCGGTCCGTCGGCGCAAACGTTCGCGTTCACGAAAAGGCCATTCTCGTCGACGTCGAGAGGATGGAATTCGGCTCGAACGTGCGCATCGACGCTTTCTGCGTGCTGAGTGCCGCGGGTGGAAGCCTCAGGATCGGCAGCTATGTCCACATCGCGTCCCATGCCGACATCTATGCCGGCGCAGGCGTCGTGCTGGAAGACTTTTCCGGTCTGTCCCAGGCCGTGCGGTTGTACTCGGTCTCCGACGATTATTCCGGCGAATGTCTGACGAACCCGACCGTGCCGCATGCCCTGCTCGTCCCCAAGGCCGGTTGCATCCGCATCGGCCGCCACGTGATCGTCGGCTCGGGATCCGTGGTGCTGCCGGGTTGCAGCATCGGCGACGGCAGCGCGGTCGGCGCTCTGTCGCTGGTGAACCGCAGCCTCGATCCCTGGGGCATCTATGCCGGTGCGCCGGCGCGAAGGATCAAGGAACGGTCCAGGAAGCTCCTGGCCGCTGAAAAGTCCCTGACGGTGGCGCGGGAGCCGGCGCTGACGTAG
- a CDS encoding DUF2163 domain-containing protein: MSDIPETLAAHLAREVTSLSHCWRVTRRDGTVSGFTDHDRPLTVAGTSFEPQSGFTASEARETLGLAADTVEIEGAISAATITADDIAAGRWDGATVETLLVNWRAPDQAGTIRTQTVGRITRADNRFVAELDGPEAALDRIGGRWFRRACDAELGDERCGVDLDDPAFSADGTVAALVSADTIRVDGLDAFPSGWFAEGRLTATSGASTGATVRVLSHRVSGEGTDLVLWRDDAGLPVPGDGFTVVAGCDKRFATCKAKFANHLNFRGFPHLPGNDAAYGYATEGQVFDGAPLVP, translated from the coding sequence ATGAGCGACATCCCCGAAACGCTCGCAGCGCATCTGGCGCGGGAGGTGACGAGCCTGAGCCACTGCTGGCGGGTGACGCGGCGCGACGGCACCGTCAGCGGGTTCACCGACCACGACCGGCCGCTGACGGTGGCGGGCACGTCCTTCGAGCCGCAGAGCGGCTTCACCGCGAGCGAGGCGCGCGAGACGCTGGGGCTTGCTGCCGACACGGTGGAGATCGAGGGCGCGATCAGCGCGGCGACGATCACCGCCGACGACATCGCCGCCGGCCGCTGGGACGGTGCGACGGTGGAGACGCTGCTGGTCAACTGGCGCGCGCCGGACCAGGCCGGGACGATCCGCACCCAGACGGTGGGGCGCATCACGCGGGCCGACAACCGCTTCGTGGCCGAACTGGACGGACCGGAAGCGGCGCTCGACCGGATCGGCGGACGCTGGTTCCGCCGCGCCTGCGACGCGGAGCTGGGCGACGAGCGCTGCGGTGTCGACCTCGACGATCCGGCCTTCAGCGCCGACGGAACCGTCGCGGCGCTCGTTTCGGCCGATACGATCCGGGTGGACGGCCTCGACGCGTTTCCTTCCGGCTGGTTCGCGGAAGGGCGGCTGACGGCGACGAGCGGGGCGTCGACCGGGGCGACGGTGCGGGTGCTGTCGCATCGTGTCTCGGGCGAGGGGACCGACCTCGTGCTATGGCGCGACGACGCCGGCCTGCCGGTGCCGGGCGACGGTTTCACGGTCGTGGCGGGCTGCGACAAGCGCTTTGCCACCTGCAAGGCGAAATTCGCCAACCACCTGAACTTCCGCGGCTTTCCGCACCTGCCCGGCAACGACGCGGCCTATGGCTACGCGACCGAGGGCCAGGTGTTCGACGGCGCGCCGCTGGTGCCGTGA
- a CDS encoding DUF2460 domain-containing protein gives MSGFEAFHEVLFPVAVSFGATGGPARRNEIVLLTSGHERRNARFADSRRSYDAGTGLRSLEDVHDVVAFFEARRGSLHGFRFRDPFDMKSCRPHETPAATDQPIGTGDGTSAVFQLSKTYGDGADAYRRPVAKPVAGSVRVAVEGIEQLAGTQFGVDHTTGGVTFVAGHVPVGGAAVTAGFAFDVPVRFDAERLTVSLAGFRAGQIPTIPLIEILP, from the coding sequence ATGAGTGGATTCGAAGCCTTTCACGAGGTGCTGTTCCCGGTCGCCGTCTCCTTCGGCGCGACCGGCGGGCCGGCGCGGCGCAACGAGATCGTGCTCCTGACCTCCGGGCACGAGCGGCGCAACGCCCGCTTTGCCGATTCGCGGCGAAGCTACGATGCCGGGACCGGTCTGCGATCGCTCGAAGACGTGCACGACGTCGTCGCCTTCTTCGAGGCGCGGCGCGGCTCGCTGCACGGCTTCCGCTTCCGCGACCCGTTCGACATGAAGTCGTGCCGGCCGCACGAGACGCCGGCGGCGACCGACCAGCCGATCGGCACCGGGGACGGAACGTCTGCGGTCTTCCAGCTGTCGAAGACCTACGGGGACGGTGCCGACGCCTATCGAAGGCCCGTGGCCAAGCCGGTGGCCGGCAGCGTGCGGGTCGCGGTCGAGGGGATCGAGCAGCTGGCCGGGACGCAGTTCGGCGTCGACCACACGACCGGCGGCGTGACCTTTGTGGCCGGCCATGTGCCGGTCGGCGGAGCGGCGGTGACGGCGGGCTTTGCCTTCGACGTGCCCGTGCGCTTCGATGCCGAGCGGCTGACGGTGAGCCTCGCAGGCTTCCGCGCCGGCCAGATCCCAACGATTCCGCTGATCGAGATCCTGCCATGA